From the Phragmitibacter flavus genome, the window GAGGGTGTAGGTTCCGGTGACGACATTGTTTCCGTCGTTGCTGTAGAAAACTTGGGGATTCTGCCCGTTGCCCCGGCCAAAAACCACGAAGTTCTCGGCAATGGTGAGTCCAGTGGCACCGCCGCTGAGCCTGACCTGCCCACCGGGGACGCTGGGATTGCCACCGGATGCGGTGTCCCCGCCGTTGATGTAGGTGATGCCCGCCGTGGAGCCGAGCGCGTTGTTGTGGGTGATGATGAGGACTCCGCGGTTGACGTGGGTGTCGCCGGTGTAGGTGTTGTCGCCGCTGAGGGTGAGGCTGCTGGGGGAGGTCTTGGTCAGTGAGGACGACCCGGCGGCGTTGTCGCTGATGATGCCGGAGATGGTGGTGGAGGAACCGGCCGAGTCGATGATCAACTCTCGGGTGGCCCCGATGGTGATGTCACCGGTCAGGGTGAGGACGCCGCTGGCGGCATTCATGATGCCGTTGGCGGTGAGGTTGCCAGCCAGGGTGGCGGAACCGCCGCTGTGACGGAGGGTGTTGACGGAGGCACCAGTGCCGAAGGTGCCGGAGGCATTCACTTCAGCATTCAGGCCGGGGGTGCTGCCGATGTCGGCGACGGCAATGCTGGTGCCGGTGTAGGCGATGAGATTGTTGGTGGTCGAATCGCGGGTGGTGTAGCGGGTGCTGGTGCCCGCCCCAGTGGTGAGCCAGGGACCGACGATGCCGGTGGTGTCATTCACGATGCCACTGTGATCGTCACCGATGTTGACGGTGCCGCTGCCCTGAATGTTGACGTTGGATCCGACGGAGCGGGCAAAGGTGCCGTTGTCGAGGGTGAGCGCTCGCCCCGTCGCGACGTTCCAGATTTGATGGGTGAAATTGCGCGTGGTGAGACTGGAAAGAATGTTGAGGTCGACTTCTGCGCTGCCCATGTTGATGCCGCCCATGCCGAGGGTCAGGGTATTGCCGGTGCCAATGGTAATGTCGCCATCGGGATCAAGGATCGAAATGCCGAGCCATTCACGGTCGGCACCGAGACTGGAAGTATTGGCTGAGGTGATGGTGTTGTCCCATTGGGCAATGTCGTTCTGGGCGGCGGTTCCGCTGACCCAACTGCCCGACAGGTTCAGGTTGGTGGTGTTGTTGGCTTTGATGATGGTTGCTGCCGGAACGGATGGAATCGAAAAGTTGGCGACGCAGAGCAGGGTTGCAACATGAATGGCGACAAGTTGTCGGCTGAGGTTGGGGAAGGTGCGTGTTTTCATGGCGGAAGGTGCTGCCATGGACGGTGCGCTGTGGTTTCGCGATACCAAGTCCATACGGTGTAATCTTGACGTGGATGGACGTTCGGGTCTTGAACGAGCCGGACAAAGTTTGGAATGATTCGGTCACCCGGGGGTGGCGAGTCTGCGACGAACCTGACCGGGGGTCATGCCGGTCAGTTTGCGCATCTGTCGGGTGAGATGACTTTGATCGGAGAAGCCGTGTTGGGAGGCGATGTCTGCGAGGGTGGCGCTGCCGTGAAGGGCTTCCATGGCGGCCTGAATGCGACGGTGGGCGATGAAATCCTGGAGCGACATGTTGAACGCTTTTTGAAAGCGTCGGTTCAACTGGCGTGCAGAGCATCCGGTGGCGCTGGCGAGTTTGTCGGTGGGTATGGATTCGGCGTAGTGGGTTTCGATGAGGCGCAAAGCGGCTTCGAGATTCGCATACTCGGGGAGGGTGCCGAGGGCTCCGGTGAAGGGTTTGACGACTCCCATGAGGCCGATGATGTGTTTTTCGGAGTCGAAGATTGGCAGCTTGGTGGTGCAATACCAACCGGAGCCGGGGCCGGAGTTGAAAAGGAATTCGACGCGATTGATGAGAGGTTGGCCGGTGCGCATGACCTTGAGGTCGTCCTGGCGGATGGTGGCAGTTGTCAGCGGGGTGTGCATGATGCTGTCGTCGCGACCGAGGTATTCTTCCTCGGTGGTGCAGCCGGAGAGTCTTTGAAGGTGGGGGGTGAAGGCGACGAAACGTCCTTCAGCATCTTTGGCGAAAAAGCCGATGTCGGGCAGGTGGTCAAAGAGCAGCCGGAACTGTTGGGTGTCGCCCATGCGTCGGAAGAAGGCGTTTTGAAAGGCGCGGTTGCTGGGATTCTTAGCGGTTGCAGCGCTGGCTGGGATGGGAGCAGTGAGGATCGAATTCGCCATGAGACCATGAGGGGATGACCGGAAGCGGCCAGGAAGGGAACGGTCGGATGTGGGGCTTCTTTCGAAAGGGAAAGCGCTACAGTTGTTGCTGAACGTGCTGGCGAAGTTCTTCGCACTGAGACTCGGTGGCGTCGCGGGGGATGGTGATGGGGTCGCGGAATTCGATGTCGACGCGGCTGAAGGGCACGGGGAGCTGGAACCCATCCCAGGTGTTGAATTTGAACGCGTTCTGGTAGGTGACGTGGAGGGGGATAATACGCAATCCGGTGAGCTGGGCGAGTTTGATGATGCCGGGATTGAGATGGTGGCGGGGACCGCGTGGGCCGTCGGGGGTGACGCCAAGGTCGTGTCCTGATCTCGCGAGTTTGGCGAGTTCGATCATGGCCTGGGCACCACGTCGGGAACTGGATCCGCGGGCGGCAAGGAGGCGGAATTCGGCGCAGGTCTGGGCGATGACCTCGCCGTCACCGCTGGGACTGGTGAGGATGACGGCGGGGCGGGCGGGGAAGATGGCCTCCCACATCCAGGGCATGAGAAACATGGAGTCGTGCCAGAAGGCCCAGATGTAGCGCTCGGAACTGGCCGGGTCGACGTTGGCCGTGTTGTGGAGGTGGCAGTCGAGGGTGTTGCCGATGCCGCGCATGAGGGCGGCGATGGCGCGGCCTGGGTTCTTGAGGCGGATCTTGGCCACGGGTGGGTTGGTAATTGGAAGAGATGTGGCCGACGACACGTCGGCGCTCCATGGGAATTACAGATAATTGACTTCGCGCAGACGGGAGGTGAGGCCGGTGAAGGTTTCGAGCAGGTCTTTGTAGAAGGCGGCGTTTTCCGGGTTGGGGCGGCAACGGGTGGATTCGTCGAGGGTGACGAGTCGGTCGGTGAGGGAGGCGTAGTCGGCGTGGCCGGTATCGCGTTTTTGCAGGGCGAACGCGGCCTGGATGGCGGCTCCGAGAGCGGCCCCTTCGGCGGTGGCGAGGGTGACGACTTCAGCGTTAAAGATGTCGGCGGCGATTTGACGCCAGGCGGGGCTTTGACTGCCGCCGCCGGTGAGACGGATTTCGGTAGGATTGATGCCAAGCTCGCGGAAGCGGTTGAGGCCATAAGCAAGGCCGAGGGTGGCTCCTTCAACGGCAGCACGGGCGAGGTTGGCCTGGGTCAGGTTGCCGGGTCGGAGTCCGTGGATGACTCCGCTGCCATTGGGGAGGTTGGGGGTGCGTTCGCCGTTGAGGTAAGGGAGGAAGGTGATGCCGTCGGCTCCGGCGGGGGCGCTGGCGACGAGGGATTCGAGTTGTGTGAGATCCCATTCAAAGAGCTGGCGCAGTTGCTCGGTGACGACGGTGACGTTCATCGTGCAGACGAGCGGGAGCCACTGGTCGGTGCTGTCGCAGAACGCGGCGACTTCGCCTTGTCCGTCGATGATCGGTTCGGCGGCGGTGGCATACAAGGTGCCGCTGGTGCCGAAGGAGGCGGTGATGACACCGGGTTTGATGTTGCCGGTGCCGATGGCGCCCATCATGTTGTCGCCGCCACCGGCGCTGATGATGGTGTCTTTGGAGATGCCCCATTTCTCGGCGAGTTCCGGGCGAAGGGTGCCGTGAACGTCCTGTGAGGAGCCGACGGGAGGGAGCATGGAGAGGAGGCGGGGATCCACGAAATTGCAGATCTCGGCATTCCAGGTGCGGGTGCGGATGTCGAGGGCGGCGGTTCCGGAGGCGTCGCCGTATTCCATGCGTTTGATGCCGGTGAGCCAGAAGTTGAGATAGTCGTGTGGGAGAAGGACGGTG encodes:
- a CDS encoding lysophospholipid acyltransferase family protein; this encodes MAKIRLKNPGRAIAALMRGIGNTLDCHLHNTANVDPASSERYIWAFWHDSMFLMPWMWEAIFPARPAVILTSPSGDGEVIAQTCAEFRLLAARGSSSRRGAQAMIELAKLARSGHDLGVTPDGPRGPRHHLNPGIIKLAQLTGLRIIPLHVTYQNAFKFNTWDGFQLPVPFSRVDIEFRDPITIPRDATESQCEELRQHVQQQL
- the xylB gene encoding xylulokinase — encoded protein: MYFLGIDSGTQSTKAIVLDLETGNILAHSSHKYELIPGLPAGHLEQHPSDWTTATEKSIIDCLAQLGDARSRIAGIGISGQQHGLVVLDANDEVIRPAKLWCDTSTTRQCDEIAHEFGGQPGCISLAGNAMLPGYTLPKILWLKQNEPDNFSKIATVLLPHDYLNFWLTGIKRMEYGDASGTAALDIRTRTWNAEICNFVDPRLLSMLPPVGSSQDVHGTLRPELAEKWGISKDTIISAGGGDNMMGAIGTGNIKPGVITASFGTSGTLYATAAEPIIDGQGEVAAFCDSTDQWLPLVCTMNVTVVTEQLRQLFEWDLTQLESLVASAPAGADGITFLPYLNGERTPNLPNGSGVIHGLRPGNLTQANLARAAVEGATLGLAYGLNRFRELGINPTEIRLTGGGSQSPAWRQIAADIFNAEVVTLATAEGAALGAAIQAAFALQKRDTGHADYASLTDRLVTLDESTRCRPNPENAAFYKDLLETFTGLTSRLREVNYL
- a CDS encoding AraC family transcriptional regulator — protein: MANSILTAPIPASAATAKNPSNRAFQNAFFRRMGDTQQFRLLFDHLPDIGFFAKDAEGRFVAFTPHLQRLSGCTTEEEYLGRDDSIMHTPLTTATIRQDDLKVMRTGQPLINRVEFLFNSGPGSGWYCTTKLPIFDSEKHIIGLMGVVKPFTGALGTLPEYANLEAALRLIETHYAESIPTDKLASATGCSARQLNRRFQKAFNMSLQDFIAHRRIQAAMEALHGSATLADIASQHGFSDQSHLTRQMRKLTGMTPGQVRRRLATPG